A window of Gasterosteus aculeatus chromosome 9, fGasAcu3.hap1.1, whole genome shotgun sequence contains these coding sequences:
- the LOC120825217 gene encoding uncharacterized protein LOC120825217 isoform X2 → MERVVVEVPTNNGFSLAGHSTTPRKRQVRFSARHDIILLREVVARNPFASKEPGRIWARVGEIITAALQDENFEVDARRCRERTMLLLDYYKKQDFPSLRRFGTERLYAQKEDLLHEVLELEAEKGMLASGENSKYQDDELRKRAMEELTVPEQDKPNITITHTHTAEPVDAGEEMADAPTAKRPCQCCCQTYSEILSFLEKRSEAEQRLREEELSLRREELEIQRSKISLERERLAAERKERERRFELESQERQVILDLLKEKVLKG, encoded by the exons GGTTTTCTCTCGCTGGCCACTCGACGACCCCCCGAAAGCGGCAGGTGCGCTTCTCAGCCCGCCATGACATCATCCTGCTGCGGGAGGTGGTCGCCCGGAACCCCTTTGCCTCCAAAGAGCCGG GGCGGATCTGGGCCCGTGTAGGGGAGATCATCACTGCAGCGCTCCAGGATGAGAACTTTGAGGTGGATGCCAGGAGGTGTAGGGAGAGGaccatgctgctgctggactACTACAAGAAACAAGACTTCCCCAGTCTGCGCAG ATTTGGAACAGAGAGGTTGTACGCTCAAAAGGAAGATCTGCTCCACGAGGTtttggagctggaggcggagaaggGGATGCTGGCCAGCGGCGAGAACTCAAAGTACCAG GATGATGAACTGAGAAAGCGAGCCATGGAGGAACTAACGGTCCCAGAACAAGACAAACCCAACATCaccatcacgcacacacacactgcag AACCAGTAGACGCTGGTGAGGAAATGGCAGATGCGCCCACAGCCAAGAGGCCCTGCCAGTGCTGCTGCCAGACCTACTCTGAGATTCTCAGCTTCCTGGAGAAACGCTCGGAGGCGGAGCAACGGCTACGAGAGGAGGAGCTTTCTCTGCgcagggaggagctggagatTCAAAGGA GTAAGATCTCTCTAGAGAGGGAACGTCTGGCAGCCgagaggaaagaaagggaaCGGAGATTTGAGCTGGAGAGCCAAGAGAGGCAGGTGATCTTGgaccttttaaaagaaaaggtgctGAAAGGCTGA
- the LOC120825217 gene encoding uncharacterized protein LOC120825217 isoform X1 — protein MERVVVEVPTNNGFSLAGHSTTPRKRQVRFSARHDIILLREVVARNPFASKEPGRIWARVGEIITAALQDENFEVDARRCRERTMLLLDYYKKQDFPSLRRFGTERLYAQKEDLLHEVLELEAEKGMLASGENSKYQDDELRKRAMEELTVPEQDKPNITITHTHTAAEPVDAGEEMADAPTAKRPCQCCCQTYSEILSFLEKRSEAEQRLREEELSLRREELEIQRSKISLERERLAAERKERERRFELESQERQVILDLLKEKVLKG, from the exons GGTTTTCTCTCGCTGGCCACTCGACGACCCCCCGAAAGCGGCAGGTGCGCTTCTCAGCCCGCCATGACATCATCCTGCTGCGGGAGGTGGTCGCCCGGAACCCCTTTGCCTCCAAAGAGCCGG GGCGGATCTGGGCCCGTGTAGGGGAGATCATCACTGCAGCGCTCCAGGATGAGAACTTTGAGGTGGATGCCAGGAGGTGTAGGGAGAGGaccatgctgctgctggactACTACAAGAAACAAGACTTCCCCAGTCTGCGCAG ATTTGGAACAGAGAGGTTGTACGCTCAAAAGGAAGATCTGCTCCACGAGGTtttggagctggaggcggagaaggGGATGCTGGCCAGCGGCGAGAACTCAAAGTACCAG GATGATGAACTGAGAAAGCGAGCCATGGAGGAACTAACGGTCCCAGAACAAGACAAACCCAACATCaccatcacgcacacacacactgcag CAGAACCAGTAGACGCTGGTGAGGAAATGGCAGATGCGCCCACAGCCAAGAGGCCCTGCCAGTGCTGCTGCCAGACCTACTCTGAGATTCTCAGCTTCCTGGAGAAACGCTCGGAGGCGGAGCAACGGCTACGAGAGGAGGAGCTTTCTCTGCgcagggaggagctggagatTCAAAGGA GTAAGATCTCTCTAGAGAGGGAACGTCTGGCAGCCgagaggaaagaaagggaaCGGAGATTTGAGCTGGAGAGCCAAGAGAGGCAGGTGATCTTGgaccttttaaaagaaaaggtgctGAAAGGCTGA